Proteins encoded within one genomic window of Humulus lupulus chromosome 1, drHumLupu1.1, whole genome shotgun sequence:
- the LOC133786461 gene encoding probable glycosyltransferase At5g20260 — protein MSITTFTLFSLYLSTLSDTFSNALPDHPTPYLSPVTFFPNYQNMLNTFKIFIYEPNTTFAYDSPTQSLFHASLRNSPFATQNAEQAHLFFIPFPSDLSRVVRGLRKSFPYWNRTLGADHVYVSCDDKTTTDSDRNILELRKNSIQISCFPTSSGKFIPHKDITLPPLSVGEGMTIGRSSNATQSFLGYFRYDGGGEEVSQSALAKQMADDPDFLVDFEPSNEISFTERASTSKFCLFEYGSDMSRIGEALGLGCVPVVMTDRPIKDLPFTDVVRWQEIAMFVAIGRGVDELKHVLGRTSGELYARMRGMGVSVSKHFVWHVSPEPYDCFNTLIYQLWLRRHTIRYVLRD, from the coding sequence ATGTCTATAACTACTTTTACATTGTTCTCACTCTATCTTAGTACTTTGTCCGATACCTTCTCCAATGCTCTCCCCGACCACCCAACTCCATATCTCTCACCCGTAACATTTTTCCCAAACTACCAAAACATGCTTAAcactttcaaaattttcatctacgaaccaaacacgaccttcGCTTACGATTCTCCCACCCAATCACTCTTCCACGCTTCCCTTCGAAACAGTCCCTTCGCCACCCAAAACGCCGAACAAGCTCACCTCTTCTTTATCCCTTTCCCCTCCGATCTCTCTCGAGTCGTCAGAGGTCTACGGAAGAGCTTCCCCTACTGGAACCGCACTCTCGGTGCTGATCACGTTTACGTCTCGTGCGACGACAAGACTACTACCGATTCGGATCGTAACATCCTCGAATTGAGAAAGAATTCGATTCAGATCTCATGCTTCCCCACTTCTTCTGGTAAATTCATTCCTCACAAGGACATTACTCTCCCTCCTCTATCTGTCGGCGAAGGCATGACCATCGGCCGGTCGTCGAACGCGACTCAGAGCTTTCTTGGTTATTTTAGATACGACGGAGGAGGCGAGGAAGTTTCACAGTCTGCTTTGGCGAAGCAGATGGCCGATGATCCTGACTTTCTGGTCGATTTTGAACCGTCGAATGAGATTAGTTTCACAGAGAGAGCGTCCACCAGTAAGTTCTGCTTGTTCGAGTACGGCTCCGACATGTCAAGGATCGGCGAGGCTTTGGGATTGGGGTGTGTGCCGGTGGTCATGACTGATCGTCCGATTAAGGATCTTCCGTTCACGGACGTAGTGAGGTGGCAGGAGATAGCTATGTTCGTCGCGATTGGCAGAGGTGTGGATGAGCTGAAGCACGTGTTGGGTCGCACGAGTGGCGAACTGTACGCACGTATGAGAGGAATGGGTGTGAGTGTGAGCAAGCATTTCGTGTGGCACGTGTCACCTGAGCCGTACGATTGTTTTAATACTCTGATTTATCAACTGTGGCTCAGGCGACACACGATCAGATACGTGCTTAGAgactaa